ATTACATTAAGTACAATAGTAACTATAGAAAGCAGGAAAGAAAGACGAACCACACCTTTAGAAGTGTCCATAAGAGCCGACCAATCCTCTATCCTGACTAAGTAATCGTTATATAAAATTTGAAAACATAGCGAGATTACACAAGCACTAATACTTGCTATCGAAAATAAAACCCAAGTTTTGTTATTATCTTTATTACGCTTTGCCAGACTTGCAATAGGTAATATCCATGCAATCAAACCCAGCACAAGGCTTCCAATATTTAACAAACCATACATAATCATGTCCCCTTTCTAATTCATATTTTCAATTATTTTCTTGAGTTTGAAAAATCCTGATAAATATTTTGTTGAGTAAAGAGTCAGTACTAATCCGCCAAGCCATATCAGCGATACAATGAAAATGATACCTAATGGGAAGAAGCTATAAAGAAACATATTTAATGCTAATACACATGAAATGATAATCGAAATGACTGTTAGAGGGATAAGTTGAACCAGCTTACGCTTGATAATCTTTCTGCACATAGCGAGTTTCGTTTCACGATCACTGAATATTTTTTCTTCGCTCCCCTGTAAAGCAGGTTTTGAAAAATAAAATCTGCCGTCTTTTTCAGCCACGAATTCCCATCCAAAATCAGTAAATAATTGTACATATT
This region of Oceanobacillus sp. FSL K6-2867 genomic DNA includes:
- a CDS encoding DUF2812 domain-containing protein; the protein is MIEKKTIRRSFYISDFEEEQDFLSTQHNAGWRLTDTRGKKYFFEKCDKEAAIYQIDFNPKEQRKSEYVQLFTDFGWEFVAEKDGRFYFSKPALQGSEEKIFSDRETKLAMCRKIIKRKLVQLIPLTVISIIISCVLALNMFLYSFFPLGIIFIVSLIWLGGLVLTLYSTKYLSGFFKLKKIIENMN